One window from the genome of Fulvivirga lutea encodes:
- a CDS encoding TrkH family potassium uptake protein, which yields MRFNYKLITSFTGMLLVINGVFMLLCLPFSIYYDEPIYSLGLSGLITAVFGSTIWYLTRNNESRELKKKDGYLIVVLGWLSMSVFGSLPYLISGSIPDFTNAFFETISGYTTTGASILTDIEAVDKGILFWRSLTQWIGGMGIIVLVVAILPILGIGGMQLFIAEAPGISPDKMKPRIKDVAKRLWFIYLGLTLSEMVLLMFGGMSFYDAINHSLTTMATGGFSTKNASIAYYDSAYIQYVIILFMFLAGTNFTITYYGFKGKFTKVWSNEEFRNYFTIVIALSVCIAFFVFSDQWEGFEKSFRDSLFQVVSIVTTTGYVTADYTAWAPFLTVIFFLLMFLGASAGSTAGGIKVIRHTLLFKNSFLEMKRQLHPSAVIPVRLNGKAVNRDITYNVLAFVMIYLLIFGSGVFLISFTGVDFNTALGAVATSLGNIGPGLGSVGPVYNFAHISDFGKWLLSFLMLLGRLELFTVLMLFNPSFWKKY from the coding sequence ATGAGGTTCAACTACAAATTAATCACAAGTTTTACAGGAATGCTCCTGGTTATCAATGGTGTATTTATGCTATTGTGCCTGCCGTTCTCGATATACTATGATGAACCCATTTATTCTCTTGGACTGTCTGGCCTTATAACAGCCGTATTTGGCAGTACCATATGGTATCTTACACGAAATAACGAAAGTCGCGAGTTAAAAAAGAAAGATGGCTACCTGATAGTGGTATTAGGCTGGTTGTCTATGTCTGTATTCGGGTCCTTACCTTATTTGATATCTGGTTCTATTCCTGATTTCACCAATGCCTTTTTTGAGACCATATCGGGTTATACTACCACTGGTGCTTCAATTCTAACAGATATTGAGGCTGTTGATAAGGGAATTTTATTTTGGCGAAGCCTAACCCAATGGATAGGTGGTATGGGAATTATCGTTCTGGTGGTGGCGATTCTTCCAATATTAGGTATTGGTGGTATGCAGTTGTTTATTGCTGAAGCCCCGGGCATCAGTCCGGATAAAATGAAGCCCAGGATTAAAGATGTTGCCAAGAGACTGTGGTTTATTTATTTGGGCTTAACTCTATCTGAAATGGTGCTGCTTATGTTTGGAGGCATGTCATTCTATGATGCCATTAATCACTCACTCACGACCATGGCTACTGGTGGGTTCTCTACCAAAAACGCCAGTATAGCCTATTATGATTCAGCGTATATTCAGTATGTGATCATTCTTTTCATGTTTCTGGCGGGTACCAACTTTACTATTACTTACTATGGCTTTAAAGGCAAATTCACAAAAGTTTGGTCGAATGAAGAGTTCAGAAATTACTTTACCATTGTCATTGCTCTTTCCGTATGTATTGCCTTTTTTGTATTTTCAGATCAATGGGAAGGCTTTGAGAAATCGTTTAGAGATTCTTTGTTTCAGGTAGTTTCTATTGTTACAACCACTGGTTATGTAACAGCGGATTATACTGCCTGGGCACCCTTTCTTACCGTTATATTTTTCTTATTGATGTTTTTAGGAGCTTCGGCCGGTTCTACTGCAGGTGGAATAAAGGTGATCAGACATACCCTATTGTTTAAGAATAGCTTTTTGGAAATGAAGCGACAATTGCATCCTTCAGCTGTAATACCTGTTCGATTAAATGGTAAGGCAGTAAACAGAGACATTACCTACAATGTACTAGCCTTCGTTATGATTTACCTACTCATTTTTGGGTCAGGAGTTTTTTTAATTTCCTTTACGGGAGTAGATTTTAATACTGCATTGGGAGCAGTAGCTACCAGTTTAGGCAACATTGGTCCGGGATTAGGTTCAGTAGGGCCGGTGTACAATTTTGCTCATATCTCAGATTTTGGTAAATGGCTTCTTTCCTTTCTTATGCTATTAGGTAGGTTGGAACTATTCACTGTACTGATGCTTTTTAACCCGAGCTTCTGGAAGAAGTATTAA
- a CDS encoding ATP-binding cassette domain-containing protein: MDIKIESLTKTYGPQKAVDEISFEVKTGEILGFLGPNGAGKTTTMKMITNYIAIDRGDVSIGGNSIKNQGDKLRRHIGYLPEHNPLYHDMPVIDYLEFSAALQGVPNHLVPARVKEMVKLCGLNAEKHKKIGELSKGYRQRVGLAQAMIHDPEILILDEPTTGLDPNQIVEIRKLIKEIGKEKTVILSTHILSEVEATCDRILIINKGRIVADGTAETLRKQAKGQELLTTKIEDGSAEEIEKAIRELPSVASVEIKGDGRFEIQSKPEMSTARDVFSLCVKNKWVITEMTPSVTKLEDVFRDLTA, translated from the coding sequence ATGGATATTAAGATTGAAAGTTTGACAAAGACCTACGGACCGCAAAAGGCGGTAGATGAAATTTCATTTGAGGTTAAAACAGGTGAAATCCTAGGCTTTCTTGGACCAAACGGTGCAGGAAAAACAACCACCATGAAAATGATTACCAATTACATTGCCATAGATCGTGGTGATGTGTCCATCGGTGGGAATTCCATTAAAAATCAAGGCGATAAATTAAGAAGGCACATTGGCTATTTGCCGGAGCATAATCCGCTTTACCATGATATGCCGGTGATCGATTATCTTGAATTTTCAGCAGCGCTACAAGGAGTGCCTAACCACCTTGTACCTGCGAGAGTAAAAGAGATGGTGAAACTCTGCGGGCTAAACGCTGAAAAACACAAGAAAATTGGTGAGCTATCAAAAGGATACAGGCAACGTGTGGGGCTTGCGCAGGCTATGATTCATGACCCAGAAATACTTATTCTTGATGAGCCTACAACAGGTCTGGATCCTAACCAGATTGTAGAAATCAGAAAGTTGATCAAAGAAATCGGTAAAGAGAAGACTGTCATTCTTTCTACCCACATCCTTTCCGAAGTGGAGGCCACTTGTGATAGAATTCTGATTATCAATAAAGGAAGAATAGTTGCAGATGGAACAGCCGAAACTCTGAGAAAACAAGCCAAAGGTCAGGAGCTACTAACCACTAAAATAGAAGATGGCTCTGCTGAGGAAATTGAAAAGGCCATTCGTGAATTGCCTTCAGTTGCGTCAGTAGAAATTAAAGGTGACGGCAGATTTGAGATTCAGAGTAAGCCTGAAATGAGCACAGCCAGAGATGTATTCTCTCTATGTGTGAAAAATAAGTGGGTGATCACTGAAATGACGCCATCAGTAACTAAGCTGGAAGATGTCTTTAGAGACTTAACAGCCTAA
- a CDS encoding ABC transporter permease subunit yields the protein MRSIWIIAKRELQSFFDSLIAYIMLILFLGFSGFFTWIYGADVFLVGQASLQSFFDIAFWTLFFFIPAITMRMLAEEKKTGTIELLLTKAVTDREVVIGKFLACFLLVAIAIAFTLPYYITLANIGNVDYGAVWCGYLGLLLMSAAYVSIGLFTSSITNNQIVAFLLALFIGLFFHIIFNVLASNLTGFMGQLFHTLSLSVHFESLSRGVIDTKDVVYFLTIVALGIILAESNLAKRNLSN from the coding sequence ATGAGATCGATTTGGATTATAGCGAAACGAGAATTACAATCATTTTTTGATTCGCTGATAGCCTATATCATGTTGATATTGTTTTTAGGCTTTAGCGGATTTTTTACCTGGATTTACGGAGCAGATGTATTTCTGGTGGGCCAGGCAAGCCTACAGAGTTTCTTTGACATTGCTTTCTGGACACTATTCTTCTTTATTCCGGCCATTACCATGCGTATGTTGGCTGAAGAAAAGAAAACAGGTACCATCGAGTTATTACTTACCAAAGCAGTAACGGATAGAGAAGTGGTAATAGGTAAATTCCTTGCATGCTTCCTATTGGTAGCCATTGCTATTGCATTTACCCTACCTTACTACATCACCTTAGCGAATATCGGTAATGTAGATTATGGTGCTGTTTGGTGTGGGTACTTAGGCTTACTGTTAATGAGTGCTGCATACGTGAGCATCGGGCTATTTACGAGCAGCATCACCAACAACCAAATTGTTGCATTCTTGCTAGCACTTTTTATTGGGCTGTTTTTCCATATCATTTTTAATGTGTTGGCTTCTAACCTGACAGGTTTTATGGGACAATTATTCCATACTTTAAGCCTTTCAGTACACTTTGAATCGCTATCAAGAGGCGTAATCGACACAAAGGATGTCGTGTATTTCTTAACCATAGTAGCGTTAGGAATCATACTGGCAGAATCGAATTTGGCAAAAAGAAACTTATCTAATTGA
- a CDS encoding GldG family protein, whose translation MKTRKAYYSSVLLIIGILILINILSTDFFVRLDLTENNRYTLSKATEDIVENLTEPVTVKAYFSENLPPNVAQTRQDFKDLLVEYANLSDGNLVYEFINPNEDPQLEQEAGQAGISPVMINVREKDQVKQQKAFLGAVIEMGTQKDVIPFMQPGEAMEYALTTSIKKLSVVDKPTVGLIQGHGEPTVQDMAQAAQALTVLYNFENVTLTDSTEIPAKYKALALVAPKDTIPPMHLAKLDAYLAKGGKLLVALNKVEGDLQNATGNLVNVGIDDWLSGKGVIVENKFLTDANCAAVTVRQQQGNFSFQSRVQFPYLPILTNFSDHPITKGLEQVILPFASPLTFSGDTTVNYTPLAYSSNKSGTSTAPTYFNIQQKWTEEDFPLGEQTVAAAIEGNLAGNTMSKMVVIGDGDFAINNKGGGQPQPVQEDNVSLFVNGIDWLSDDTGLIDLRTKGVSSRPIDQLEDGMKATLKWVNFGAPIVLAILYGLFRSQRRRLQRIKRMEVSYE comes from the coding sequence ATGAAGACTAGAAAAGCATACTACTCATCAGTTTTGTTGATCATCGGAATTTTAATACTGATCAATATACTATCCACGGACTTTTTCGTTCGATTGGACTTAACAGAAAATAATAGATATACATTAAGTAAGGCAACTGAAGATATAGTTGAAAATCTTACTGAACCAGTAACAGTAAAAGCCTATTTTTCTGAGAATCTACCACCGAATGTAGCTCAAACTCGACAAGACTTTAAAGACTTGTTGGTGGAATATGCCAACCTTTCGGATGGTAATTTGGTGTATGAGTTCATTAACCCAAATGAAGACCCTCAGCTAGAGCAGGAGGCAGGTCAGGCTGGCATTAGTCCGGTTATGATTAACGTGCGTGAGAAGGATCAGGTGAAGCAACAGAAGGCTTTCTTAGGGGCTGTGATTGAAATGGGCACTCAAAAAGATGTGATTCCATTTATGCAGCCGGGTGAGGCTATGGAATATGCGCTAACAACCAGCATTAAAAAACTTTCTGTTGTAGATAAACCAACTGTTGGTTTAATTCAAGGGCATGGCGAACCTACTGTGCAAGACATGGCACAGGCGGCACAAGCTTTAACTGTGTTGTACAATTTTGAAAATGTAACCCTCACTGATTCTACCGAAATTCCGGCCAAGTATAAAGCACTTGCTTTAGTAGCGCCAAAAGATACCATACCGCCAATGCATTTGGCTAAGTTGGATGCATACCTGGCCAAAGGAGGTAAGTTATTGGTGGCATTGAATAAGGTAGAGGGCGACTTGCAGAATGCAACAGGTAATCTTGTGAATGTGGGTATTGATGACTGGTTATCAGGTAAAGGTGTTATCGTTGAAAATAAATTCTTAACTGATGCCAATTGTGCGGCAGTTACTGTTAGGCAGCAGCAAGGAAACTTCTCTTTTCAATCTCGCGTGCAGTTTCCTTACTTACCAATTTTAACCAACTTTTCTGATCACCCGATTACGAAAGGGTTAGAGCAGGTGATTTTGCCTTTTGCTAGTCCGTTGACCTTTTCAGGGGATACTACAGTGAATTACACGCCCTTGGCTTATTCATCGAATAAATCGGGTACTTCTACTGCGCCTACATACTTTAACATTCAGCAAAAATGGACTGAAGAAGATTTTCCATTGGGTGAGCAGACCGTAGCAGCTGCCATTGAGGGCAACCTTGCAGGAAATACCATGAGCAAAATGGTGGTAATAGGTGATGGAGATTTCGCTATCAATAATAAAGGTGGCGGCCAGCCTCAACCTGTGCAAGAGGATAATGTGAGTTTGTTTGTAAACGGTATCGATTGGCTTTCTGATGATACTGGTTTAATTGACTTGAGAACAAAAGGTGTGTCTTCCAGACCTATCGACCAATTGGAAGATGGAATGAAAGCAACACTTAAGTGGGTGAACTTTGGAGCACCTATAGTACTAGCCATATTATACGGGTTATTTAGGTCTCAACGCAGAAGATTACAACGCATTAAAAGAATGGAGGTGAGCTATGAGTAA
- a CDS encoding DUF4340 domain-containing protein — translation MSKNKILLIVFGVLLAIYFGNKFLGSNNDRNFRDVLVELDTASVNKVVIEARANSHQPVEFIKEGGKWSVSNGAKKDDADKNSVKSIINSLIKLEPQRLVSNSEDKWAQYEVNDSLGTKVKMYAGDKELANLVVGKFNFNQQARTAATFVRLADEEEVYTVDGFLASTYNQEFNSFRDKTFVKTTPENLTSLKFDYAGDSSFVLNKVSDATTGSVWQVNGVEADSASVQKYLNGLRRLNQSDFADDFTPSEGAAYTLTIDGNNMNSIVVKGFMRDDEVILNSSLNSDAYFKKGSLNVFEKLFVSSQSFTSN, via the coding sequence ATGAGTAAGAACAAAATACTTTTAATTGTTTTCGGGGTATTGTTAGCTATATATTTTGGAAACAAATTTCTAGGGAGTAATAACGATAGAAATTTTAGAGATGTATTGGTAGAACTTGACACTGCTTCAGTGAATAAGGTGGTGATTGAAGCCAGAGCTAACAGCCATCAACCTGTTGAGTTTATAAAAGAAGGGGGCAAATGGTCTGTTTCAAATGGAGCCAAAAAAGACGATGCAGATAAAAATAGTGTAAAGTCAATCATTAACTCGCTGATTAAGCTGGAACCACAGCGGTTGGTTTCTAATTCAGAGGATAAATGGGCACAGTATGAAGTAAATGATTCGTTGGGAACAAAAGTGAAAATGTATGCAGGGGATAAGGAATTGGCGAATTTAGTGGTTGGTAAATTTAACTTCAACCAGCAGGCCAGAACGGCAGCTACATTTGTGCGATTAGCCGATGAAGAAGAAGTGTATACAGTAGATGGCTTTCTCGCTTCCACGTACAACCAGGAGTTTAACAGCTTTAGAGATAAAACATTTGTAAAAACTACTCCAGAAAACTTAACCTCTTTGAAATTTGATTATGCTGGTGATAGCAGTTTTGTATTAAATAAAGTTTCAGACGCTACGACTGGCTCAGTATGGCAGGTGAATGGAGTGGAGGCTGACTCTGCGTCAGTTCAGAAATATCTGAATGGATTAAGAAGGCTGAACCAAAGTGACTTCGCGGATGACTTCACACCATCGGAAGGTGCTGCTTACACCTTAACTATTGATGGTAATAACATGAATAGTATCGTTGTTAAAGGCTTTATGCGCGATGATGAAGTGATTTTAAACTCTTCATTAAACTCAGATGCCTACTTCAAAAAAGGGAGCCTGAACGTGTTTGAGAAGTTGTTTGTTTCTTCTCAGTCTTTCACATCAAATTAG
- a CDS encoding serine hydrolase domain-containing protein — translation MKKYVVYFTIAELCLASYFLFEPAAAYNWGWNTLPNTFKHASVEALDSSYFDAIKFSKSEVDIFSAMGIPALSVAVGVGDNIVWSEVRGYADIDQEIAANTQTSFRIGSVSKAVTSVALAKLMDAGALNIEDKVTKYLPDYKYNNVTIKQLASHTSGIRNYDVCLCIPIFEYYSNDAYASVDESLELFVQDPLLFEPGTDFSYSSYNFTLLSAVLEKAADVSFYELMKNEVFEPLEMHQTTFDFNDSIFTNRAEFYEVREGEYKKSFEVDNSNKWAGGGIISTPTDLVKMGLSLLNEGFISRETFEIITTPIALNNGEINEQNYALGWRKSEFEFDDIPDKVTVIHHGGTAVGSTALLLLVPDYQLTVAIIMNRSVQDFPLFDLAKPIIGAFVNQIK, via the coding sequence ATGAAGAAATACGTAGTTTATTTCACAATTGCAGAATTGTGCTTGGCAAGTTATTTTCTGTTTGAACCGGCAGCTGCCTACAACTGGGGTTGGAATACGTTACCCAATACATTTAAACATGCTTCTGTCGAAGCTCTCGATAGTAGTTATTTTGATGCCATTAAATTCAGTAAATCTGAAGTGGATATATTTAGCGCCATGGGCATTCCTGCCCTATCTGTTGCAGTTGGAGTCGGTGATAATATTGTATGGTCAGAAGTCAGAGGATATGCCGATATTGATCAAGAAATAGCTGCTAACACTCAGACTAGTTTTAGAATTGGTAGCGTTTCAAAGGCCGTTACGAGTGTTGCGCTGGCTAAGTTAATGGATGCAGGAGCCTTGAACATCGAAGATAAGGTAACAAAATACTTACCTGATTATAAGTATAACAATGTTACGATCAAGCAGCTGGCGAGCCATACATCAGGCATTCGGAATTATGATGTCTGTTTATGCATCCCCATTTTTGAATATTACAGCAACGATGCATATGCTTCAGTAGATGAGAGTTTGGAATTGTTTGTGCAAGACCCTTTACTTTTTGAACCCGGCACTGATTTTAGCTATAGTAGTTACAACTTCACCTTATTAAGTGCTGTTTTGGAAAAAGCAGCTGATGTAAGCTTTTATGAACTAATGAAAAACGAAGTTTTTGAACCACTGGAAATGCATCAAACCACATTTGATTTCAACGATTCCATTTTTACCAACCGTGCGGAGTTTTATGAAGTTAGGGAAGGTGAATATAAAAAATCATTTGAAGTGGACAACAGTAATAAATGGGCAGGGGGAGGCATAATTTCAACGCCTACTGATTTAGTAAAAATGGGCCTTTCATTGTTAAATGAAGGCTTTATTAGCCGAGAAACATTTGAAATTATTACTACTCCTATAGCTCTTAACAATGGCGAAATAAATGAACAAAATTATGCTTTAGGTTGGCGAAAAAGTGAATTTGAGTTTGATGATATCCCAGACAAAGTAACAGTTATTCATCATGGCGGCACGGCAGTGGGTTCTACTGCGTTACTTCTTTTAGTTCCGGATTATCAGCTGACAGTGGCCATTATCATGAATAGATCAGTTCAAGACTTTCCTTTGTTTGACTTGGCTAAGCCGATTATTGGGGCGTTTGTAAATCAGATTAAGTAA
- a CDS encoding helix-turn-helix domain-containing protein, whose protein sequence is MKQPELGKKIADLRKEQNLTQDELVEKCNVNVRTLQRIEAGEVTPRPSTLRIIVEALGQDFKQTFGQDDKAGFWQMLFVSQLTENQTKSILQPAWIAGLIYFALGIVEAAASYLLTNDYMSISQQIFVAATKLGVLASYFFFMRGFVALGKLFDNYLLKISSYLMVACYIILIAFDIYHVIAPFDETHYIIIQSTAAVTFGALGIILGVGFIRLRPAAGGIAIVAGIFELIIAVFFLTVVGSFLALLLLIPAVIIEVVILYKMSEQLSVN, encoded by the coding sequence ATGAAACAACCCGAACTAGGTAAAAAAATTGCCGACTTACGAAAAGAACAAAATCTCACGCAAGATGAGTTGGTGGAAAAGTGTAATGTAAATGTTCGTACGCTACAACGAATTGAAGCTGGTGAAGTAACCCCACGCCCATCTACTTTACGAATTATCGTTGAGGCACTCGGTCAGGATTTCAAGCAGACTTTTGGACAAGATGATAAAGCCGGTTTTTGGCAGATGCTTTTTGTCAGTCAGCTCACTGAAAATCAGACCAAATCAATTTTACAACCAGCCTGGATAGCAGGGCTCATTTATTTCGCTTTAGGCATTGTGGAAGCAGCTGCAAGCTACCTCCTCACTAACGACTACATGAGTATTTCTCAACAAATTTTTGTAGCTGCAACCAAACTGGGTGTATTAGCGAGTTACTTTTTCTTTATGCGAGGTTTTGTAGCATTGGGTAAGTTGTTCGATAATTACCTTCTAAAAATCAGCAGTTATCTAATGGTAGCATGTTATATTATCTTAATCGCTTTTGATATTTACCATGTGATAGCCCCTTTTGATGAAACTCATTACATCATCATACAATCCACTGCGGCAGTCACTTTTGGTGCTTTGGGTATTATTTTAGGAGTAGGCTTTATTCGATTAAGGCCTGCAGCAGGAGGAATAGCCATTGTTGCCGGTATCTTTGAATTGATCATTGCGGTATTCTTTCTCACGGTGGTTGGGTCTTTTCTGGCGCTTCTTTTACTCATCCCGGCTGTAATTATAGAAGTAGTGATACTCTATAAAATGTCAGAACAGCTTTCTGTGAATTAA
- a CDS encoding ribonucleoside-diphosphate reductase subunit alpha, with the protein MLVVKRDGRRESVKFDKITSRIEKLCYGLDMNYIEPIDIAKKVINGIYDGVTTVELDNLAAETTASLTTKHPDFAKLAARIAISNLHKVTSKSFSNTMKRLYTYVDPKTGENAPLISKETYGVVKKNAALLDSSIIYDRDFSYDYFGFKTLERSYLMRADGKIVERPQHLLMRVAVGIHGEDIESAIETYNLLSEKWFTHATPTLFNAGTPKPQLSSCFLLTMQDDSIDGIYDTLKQCAKISQSAGGIGLSIHNIRATGSYIKGTGGVSNGIVPMLRNFDMTARYVDQGGGKRKGSFAIYLEPWHADIFQFLDLKKNHGKEELRARDLFYALWICDLFMKRVEENAMWSLFDPNECPGLSDAYGDEFEKLYTKYENEEKYRKQVKAQDLWFEILESQIETGTPYMLYKDAANKKSNQKNLGTIKSSNLCTEIMEYTSKDEVAVCNLASIALPMFVTEDGVFDHQKLYEITKVITKNLNKVIDINYYPVEEARNSNMRHRPIGIGVQGLADTFLMLKMPFESDEAKRLNEDIHETIYYAAMTASMELAKKDGPYETFKGSPVSKGIFQFDMWGVTPKSNRWDWTSLKKEVRKNGVRNSLLLAPMPTASTSQILGNNECFEPYTSNIYTRRTLSGEFIIVNKHLMRDLIELGLWNDAMKNRLIEANGSVQSIPEIPQHIKDLYKTVWEISQKTIIDMAADRGAYICQSQSMNVHIQDPNFGKLTSMHFYAWKKGLKTGMYYLRSKAATSAIQFTVEKTKKEQPAAATAANDDAALAQKQADMVCSLDNPDECEACGS; encoded by the coding sequence ATGTTAGTAGTTAAAAGAGACGGAAGAAGGGAGTCCGTAAAGTTCGATAAGATCACCTCCCGAATAGAAAAACTATGCTATGGCCTTGATATGAACTATATCGAGCCAATAGACATCGCTAAAAAAGTAATCAATGGTATTTACGATGGTGTTACTACTGTAGAGCTGGATAACCTGGCAGCAGAAACTACCGCATCGTTAACCACCAAGCACCCAGACTTTGCTAAGCTGGCCGCGCGTATTGCTATTTCTAATCTGCACAAGGTAACGAGCAAATCGTTTAGCAATACCATGAAAAGGTTATATACCTATGTAGATCCTAAAACAGGAGAGAACGCACCGTTAATTTCGAAAGAGACGTATGGGGTGGTTAAGAAAAACGCTGCGTTGTTAGATTCTTCGATCATTTATGACAGAGATTTTAGCTACGACTATTTCGGCTTTAAAACATTAGAGAGATCGTATCTAATGAGAGCTGATGGTAAGATTGTGGAAAGACCTCAGCATTTATTAATGCGTGTGGCAGTTGGTATTCATGGGGAGGATATTGAGTCTGCAATCGAAACATACAACTTACTATCAGAAAAGTGGTTTACACATGCTACACCTACATTATTTAATGCAGGTACGCCAAAGCCACAGCTTTCTTCATGCTTCCTACTAACCATGCAGGATGATAGCATCGATGGTATTTATGATACACTGAAACAGTGCGCTAAAATATCACAGTCAGCAGGAGGTATTGGACTAAGCATACACAACATCAGAGCTACTGGCTCATACATTAAAGGTACAGGTGGCGTTTCTAACGGTATCGTGCCTATGTTAAGAAATTTTGACATGACTGCTCGTTACGTGGATCAAGGCGGTGGCAAGCGAAAAGGTAGCTTTGCCATCTATCTTGAGCCATGGCATGCAGATATCTTCCAGTTCCTTGACTTGAAGAAAAATCACGGTAAGGAAGAATTAAGAGCGAGAGATTTATTCTACGCACTATGGATTTGCGATTTATTCATGAAGCGTGTAGAAGAAAACGCTATGTGGTCTTTGTTCGACCCTAATGAGTGCCCTGGACTTTCTGATGCGTATGGTGATGAATTCGAAAAACTTTACACGAAGTACGAGAATGAGGAGAAGTACAGAAAGCAAGTGAAGGCGCAAGACCTTTGGTTTGAGATCTTAGAATCACAAATAGAGACAGGTACTCCTTATATGTTGTATAAGGATGCAGCTAACAAGAAGTCTAACCAGAAAAACTTAGGTACTATCAAGTCTTCTAACTTGTGTACTGAGATTATGGAATACACTTCTAAAGATGAAGTGGCTGTTTGTAACCTTGCTTCTATTGCACTTCCAATGTTTGTTACTGAAGATGGTGTATTCGATCATCAGAAGTTATATGAAATCACGAAAGTGATCACTAAAAACCTGAACAAGGTTATAGATATTAACTACTACCCTGTAGAGGAAGCGCGTAACTCAAACATGCGACACAGACCTATAGGAATTGGTGTTCAGGGATTGGCTGATACATTCTTAATGTTGAAAATGCCATTCGAATCTGATGAAGCGAAGCGTTTGAATGAAGATATCCACGAGACTATCTATTACGCTGCAATGACGGCTTCTATGGAGCTAGCGAAGAAAGATGGCCCTTATGAGACATTCAAAGGCTCTCCGGTATCTAAAGGCATCTTCCAGTTTGATATGTGGGGTGTTACTCCAAAATCTAACAGATGGGATTGGACAAGCCTGAAGAAAGAGGTTAGAAAAAATGGTGTGCGAAACTCATTGTTACTTGCACCTATGCCAACAGCTTCTACTTCACAGATATTAGGAAACAACGAGTGCTTTGAGCCATATACTTCTAACATCTATACAAGAAGAACATTATCTGGTGAGTTCATTATTGTGAACAAGCACTTGATGCGTGACTTAATTGAGCTTGGTCTTTGGAATGATGCAATGAAAAACAGACTGATTGAAGCAAACGGTTCTGTTCAGAGCATCCCAGAGATACCTCAGCACATTAAAGACTTGTACAAAACAGTATGGGAAATTTCTCAGAAGACCATTATTGATATGGCTGCTGACAGAGGAGCGTATATCTGCCAAAGCCAGAGTATGAATGTTCACATTCAGGATCCGAATTTTGGTAAGTTAACATCCATGCACTTCTACGCATGGAAGAAAGGATTGAAAACCGGTATGTATTACTTGAGATCTAAAGCAGCTACAAGTGCCATCCAGTTTACAGTAGAGAAAACAAAGAAAGAGCAGCCAGCTGCGGCTACAGCTGCCAACGATGATGCTGCCCTGGCCCAAAAACAAGCTGATATGGTTTGTTCATTGGATAACCCCGATGAGTGCGAGGCTTGCGGCAGTTGA